In the genome of Streptomyces sp. SLBN-118, the window CTGACCCAGCTGGAACCCACCTGGCACGCGGTGTGGCGCAGCCTGGAGCTGCTGCGTGCCCTGCCGGAGGGGCCCCGAGCGGCCGACCGCTGGACGCGGGACCGCTGGTCGTTCACCGCGCACCGCGACCGCGTCCGCGCGGGCGAGCCGCCGCAGCCACGACGCGACGACGCGGTGACGGCCGCACAGAAGCTGGCCTCCCGCGAGACGGCTCAGGCTCAGCTGGAGGCGCAGGAGGCGCTGGACGACCCGCTGGTGCTGGCCGGGCGGAGACTCGCGGGCGAGGCGTTCCTGGGTGAGGTGACCGAGGTCGTGATGGCCTGGTCCGATTCGAAACGGCCGAGCCCCCGCCCGCTGCTCACGGTCCGTACGGACGACCGGCCGCACCTGGGCGAGCGGGCCAAGGTGTACCGCTCGCTGGACGGCAAACCGCAGACGGCCCAGTTCGTGCGGTACGAGTCGGACGGGACGCTGGTGCTGCGACTCACCGACCGGATGGGCCGCTCCAAGGACCCTGCAAAAGGCTCCGTACCGGAGAAGGGCGAACGGATCGCCTGGACCCTGTTCGAGCACGACCAGCGAGGCGGCCCGAAGCTGCCGGACCCGGAGGAGACCCCGTGGACCCACGGAGGGCCTCCGGGCACGGCCGCGGAGAGTCCGGACCCGGTGACTGCGGAGGATCTGCTGTGACGCGGCACGCCTTCGACCCGGCCGCCGAGGCCGCGCGGGCCACCGGCGCGATCCTCGCCGACACTCTGGACGGCGCCCACCGCGGCGTCGTCGTCGACTCACCGCCCGGCGCGGGCAAGTCCACCCTCGTGGTGAACGCCGCATGTGAACTGGCCGCGGCCGGACGGCCGTTGATGGTCATCGCACAGACCAACGCCCAGGTGGACGACCTCGTACTGCGGCTCGCCGAGAAGGAGCCCGAGCTGCCGGTCGGGCGGCTGCACAGCAATGACCCCGACCCGTACGACAAGGCACTCGACGAACTGGACAACGTCCGCACGTCGGCGAAGGCCGGCGACCTCGCGGGCCTGGAGATCGTCATCTCGACCGCCGCGAAGTGGGCGCATGTGCAGGGCGTCGAGCCCTGGCGCCACGCCATCGTCGACGAGGCGTACCAGATGCGCTCCGACGCGCTGCTCGCCGTCGCCGGGCTCTTCGAGCGGGCGCTGTTCGTGGGCGACCCAGGTCAGCTGGACCCGTTCTCGATCGTCGGCGCTGACCAGTGGGCCGGCCTCTCGTACGACCCGTCCGCGAGCGCCGTCTCGACGCTGCTCGCCCACAATCCGGAGCTGCCGCAGCATCGGCTGCCGGTGTCCTGGCGGCTCCCGGCGTCGGCCGCGCCGCTGGTCTCCGACGCGTTCTATCCGTACACGCCCTTCCGCAGCGGCACGGGCGAGTCAGAGCGGCGCCTGGCCTTCGGGGTGGCGTCGGGCGGCTCGGGCCCCGACCGGGTGCTGGACGAGGCGGCCGAGTCGGGCTGGGGCCTGCTGGAGCTGCCGGCCCGGCACACGCCCCGTACGGACCCGGAAGCGGTACGGGCCGTGGCCCTGGTCGTCCGCAGGCTGCTGGACCGCGGCGGCGCGGCCGTCTGTGAGCGCTCCCCGGATCCGGTCCCGGTGACCGCGGACCGGATCGCGGTCGGCACGGCCCACCGCGACCAGGCGGCGGCGGTACGGGCGGCCCTGGCGGAGGTGGGCGTCGCGGATGTCACGGTGGACACGGCCAACCGCCTGCAGGGCCGGGAGTTCGACGTCACGGTCGTGCTGCACCCGCTGTCGGGCCGCCCGGACGCGACCGCGTTCCATCTGGAGACGGGCAGGCTGTGCGTGCTGGCGTCACGCCACCGCCACGCGTGCATCGTGGTGTGCCGCGCGGGTGTGAGCGACCTCCTGGACGAGCACCCCTCGACGGAGCCGGTCCAGCTGGGCGTCACGGTCAAGTTCCCGGACGGCTGGGAAGCCAACCACGCGGTGCTCGCGCACCTCGCGGAACACCGCGTGAGCTGGCGCCCGTGAGTCGCGCTGCCCGCCCACCTGGCGGAACGCGGCGTGAGCCGGACTCCGCAGGCGCTCTTGCGCGGGCCGCGACAATAGAAGACGGCCATGGGCAGAAATCGGCCGGAAAACAGATCAGAGAACAAGGTCAACGGGGGGCGGCCGGGACGGGGCCGAACCTGTGCGAGGAGGAGAACCACATGGCGCAACCCGAGCGGAGCCAGCGGAAGCTGCGACCGGCACCGCTGCTCTTCGAGCCGTCGGAGGCCGCCGCGGACCCCGAGCACTTTTTCGACCTGGAGTCGATCGAGGACCCCCGGGAGCTGCTGGCCCGGGCGACCGAGCTGACCCTCGCCTTCCGGGCGGCCACCGACCGGGCGGTGGAGTTCCAGGCCCTCGCGGCGGCCCAGCTCGCCGACCCCGGCCGTTTCGACCGGCTGACCCCCGCGGACATCGCCGAGCGGGCGGAGTGGACGGCCGACTATGCCAAGAAGATGATCGAGTTCGGCCGCGAGCTGCAGCGCAAGGGCACCCCCTAGATCACCGGTGACGGCCGCCCCACGCCCCCGGAACATCCCACCCTGCATATGCCGGTGCGCAAGATACTCCCGCCCGTCACATCCTGTCCCCGTTTTCGCCAACTCTCAGAAACCGAGCCGTCACTCCCGGTAGATCTTCTCGCATGAGCGCATGGCTGCGAGAACACTCCCTGCTGAGCCCCGGCGCCGGTGACGACGAGCGCCGGACCGACATCTTCGCCCTCCTGAGGGGCGAGGGCGGGCACCACACCGCCCATGTCACACACCCCGGCGGCAGCTGGCTCACCTCCGCCGGCCCCCATCCGCGCTCCATGCTCGCCCTCTGGGAGAGCCGCCCGACCGCCCCCGCCGTGCTCCCCTGCGGCTCGGTCTTCGATGTCGTGAACGTGCCCGCGGTCTTCGGCCGCCGGATGCTCGACGCGCTGTGGGAGGAGGGGCCGGGATCCGGCCCCGTCGCCACGCACCGCGGCCGGATGC includes:
- a CDS encoding AAA domain-containing protein; the encoded protein is MTRHAFDPAAEAARATGAILADTLDGAHRGVVVDSPPGAGKSTLVVNAACELAAAGRPLMVIAQTNAQVDDLVLRLAEKEPELPVGRLHSNDPDPYDKALDELDNVRTSAKAGDLAGLEIVISTAAKWAHVQGVEPWRHAIVDEAYQMRSDALLAVAGLFERALFVGDPGQLDPFSIVGADQWAGLSYDPSASAVSTLLAHNPELPQHRLPVSWRLPASAAPLVSDAFYPYTPFRSGTGESERRLAFGVASGGSGPDRVLDEAAESGWGLLELPARHTPRTDPEAVRAVALVVRRLLDRGGAAVCERSPDPVPVTADRIAVGTAHRDQAAAVRAALAEVGVADVTVDTANRLQGREFDVTVVLHPLSGRPDATAFHLETGRLCVLASRHRHACIVVCRAGVSDLLDEHPSTEPVQLGVTVKFPDGWEANHAVLAHLAEHRVSWRP
- a CDS encoding bifunctional DNA primase/polymerase produces the protein MSAWLREHSLLSPGAGDDERRTDIFALLRGEGGHHTAHVTHPGGSWLTSAGPHPRSMLALWESRPTAPAVLPCGSVFDVVNVPAVFGRRMLDALWEEGPGSGPVATHRGRMLLFTAPGTAQRLPSLLDWEEWGEAVPPLFCHGIGDAVTVPPLTQGHTTSGPRWLVAPDTRHPWLPGPEVMLWACVRAARAAASPSVRVSIFPPADQDAKVYDVSRRR